In the Cryptococcus decagattii chromosome 12, complete sequence genome, one interval contains:
- a CDS encoding tRNA pseudouridine(38-40) synthase — translation MSRYTNLTREQLIQKLEALESPTSLAPSLEPHLPQTATTKQERKSKKKAEKAFHFAAHPTRHIALLISYHGWPYSGLALQAPATPDGPPVPTVEAELLAALEKTKLIAEGKGWEGCGFGRCGRTDRGVSGEGQVINLWVRSSRRRDDGGGELGDGWRDAAEPEVEKRVVVQEDREAKGKEKNSKIVQPARQPSEFPYPKLLNSVLPPSIRVLAWSPIPSSFDSRFSCTYRHYRYAFHTRPTPTSPELDLELMSQGAQLLLGEHDYRNFCKLDGSKQIENHTRGVLKAWFEGGESQGIGEGMMVFNLIGTAFLWHQVRHIIAILFLVGARLEPPSIVSDLLDVERFPSKPNYTMGHPLPLTLHHCGYPDDLIDWRFGGYDGPWQRLSEDEKEEKYSLAMGGREGLDRQLEVARQEAQLRSWQISGSLRKLDSIFGPSRAEKPVGALWPIGGGDYMIGGKYKKVEDRPRGETPDEVNRKWREGKGKVRKEAREAKGMEIDE, via the coding sequence ATGTCACGCTACACCAATCTCACTCGCGAGCAACTCATCCAAAAACTTGAAGCTCTCGAATCCCCAACCTCCCTCGCTCCTTCCCTCGAACCTCACCTCCCCCAGACCGCGACCACTAAACAGGAACGCAAGTCCAAAAAGAAGGCCGAAAAGGCCTTTCACTTCGCCGCCCATCCTACCCGCCACATCGCCCTTCTCATCTCGTACCACGGCTGGCCTTACTCTGGTCTTGCGCTCCAAGCGCCCGCTACGCCCGATGGACCGCCCGTCCCTACCGTCGAGGCGGAATTGTTGGCAGCACTAGAGAAGACGAAGCTAATTGCGGAAGGCAAAGGATGGGAAGGGTGTGGgtttgggaggtgtggacGGACGGATAGAGGAGTGAGTGGGGAGGGGCAAGTGATTAATCTTTGGGTGAGGAGTAGTAGGAGAAGGGACGATGGCGGTGGGGAGTTGGGGGATGGATGGCGAGATGCGGCTGAGCCTGAAGTGGAAAAACGTGTCGTAGTACAGGAAGACCGGGAGGcgaaagggaaagagaaaaacaGCAAAATCGTCCAGCCTGCTAGACAACCGAGCGAGTTTCCGTACCCAAAACTACTCAATTCTGTCCTCCCACCTTCTATACGAGTCCTCGCCTGGTCTCCTATCCCGTCATCATTCGACTCGCGATTCTCCTGCACGTACAGGCACTACCGCTACGCTTTCCACACCCGACCTACACCTACTTCTCCTGAACTCGACCTCGAGCTTATGAGCCAAGGTGCTCAGCTTCTACTGGGCGAACACGATTACCGTAATTTCTGCAAACTGGACGGGTCAAAACAGATTGAGAACCATACACGAGGCGTATTGAAAGCGTGGTTTGAAGGAGGGGAGAGTCAAGGTATAGGGGAAGGGATGATGGTGTTCAACTTGATCGGTACCGCTTTCCTATGGCATCAAGTGCGTCATATTATtgccatcctcttcctcgtcggTGCCAGGCTCGAACCACCTTCCATTGTCTCTGACTTGCTCGATGTCGAGCGCTTCCCTTCAAAGCCCAACTACACGATGGGTCACCCTTTACCTCTCACCTTACACCACTGTGGTTATCCCGATGATCTGATCGATTGGCGGTTTGGCGGATACGATGGTCCTTGGCAGAGATTatcagaagatgaaaaggaggaaaagtaTAGCCTTGCAATGggcggaagagaaggtTTGGACAGACAACTCGAAGTTGCACGCCAGGAAGCTCAGCTACGAAGTTGGCAGATATCAGGTTCTTTACGGAAACTTGATTCCATCTTTGGCCCCTCACGCGCTGAGAAACCCGTGGGCGCTCTGTGGCCAATAGGCGGGGGAGATTATATGATCGGCGGAAAGTACaagaaagtggaggatCGGCCGAGGGGTGAGACACCAGACGAGGTGAATAGAAAGTGGAGAGAAGGTAAGGGAAAGGTTAGGAAAGAAGCCAGGGAGGCGAAGGGGATGGAAATTGATGAGTAA
- a CDS encoding U1 small nuclear ribonucleoprotein C, which yields MGKYYCDYCDIYLTHDSMNARKAHNSGRNHVANVRDYFAGLGGNQAQSLIDQIIQQHESGGRNQMMMAPSMRLGAGFMNPLATQPGYPGPPPPGAFPSFPPAAGAPPFRPPFPPSSAPGAPPPTMPPFLPPNASAGAGMGSTPPFPPNTASPNPGMPPFRPPMGMGMPPAPGQAQGSPMGMPQQGQQGTFTPAQEVPQGAGAGIHPDRLRMLGQ from the exons ATGGGAAAATACTATTGTGACTACTGCGATAT CTACCTCACGCACGACTCTATGAACGCCCGCAAAGCGCACAATTCGGGCCGTAATCACGTCGCCAACGTCCGAGACTACTTTGCCGGCCTGGGTGGGAACCAGGCTCAAAGTCTGATTGACCAGATTATCCAGCAGCACGAAAGCGGGGGTAGAAatcagatgatgatggcgCCGAGTATGCGATTGGGTGCGGGATTTATGAACCCCTTGGCTACTCAGCCTG GATACCCCGGCCCCCCTCCTCCCGGAGCATTCCCCTCTTTCCCCCCTGCAGCCGGTGCGCCGCCCTTCCGCCCTCCATTCCCTCCATCCTCAGCACCCGGTGCCCCTCCCCCTACCATGCCACCTTTTCTCCCTCCCAACGCTTCCGCAGGTGCCGGTATGGGCAGTACACCCCCTTTCCCACCTAACACGGCTTCACCAAACCCCGGTATGCCGCCGTTCAGACCGCcgatggggatggggatgcCTCCTGCTCCTGGTCAAGCACAAGGATCACCGATGGGGATGCCGCAGCAGGGACAGCAAGGAACATTTACGCCGGCACAAGAGGTTCCTCAAGGGGCTGGAGCGGGAATACATCCTGATCGACTGAGGATGTTGGGACAATAG